A window of Roseovarius sp. THAF27 contains these coding sequences:
- a CDS encoding DegT/DnrJ/EryC1/StrS aminotransferase family protein, producing MSEAKGFPLATTSWDEKEHAAIDRVVKSGMFSMGPEVKAFEEQFAAAMGSAHAVMVNSGSSANLLMVAALRYHSKIDLPAGAEVIVPAVSWSTTFYPLHQYGLRLKFVDIDADTLNYDLEALEAAIGPETKAVMVVNLLGNPNDFTRIEALVAGRDIVIMEDNCESLGATFQGRQAGTFGIAGSYSSFFSHHIATMEGGLVVTDDEELYHIMLSVRSHGWTRHLPKFNHVTGKKSDDPFEESFKFVLPGYNLRPLEMSGAIGQEQIAKLPMIVEERRKNAEAFRGLMQGYPQIRTQQEIGQSSWFGFSMVVQPDAGFSRAELIASLVRQGVECRPVVAGNFAKNEVVTKHMDHVIHGSLKNADDIDANGLFIGNHHYPLSDQWDLLRAALDAVARS from the coding sequence ATGAGCGAGGCAAAGGGGTTCCCGTTGGCGACGACCAGCTGGGACGAGAAAGAACACGCGGCCATCGACCGGGTGGTGAAGTCCGGCATGTTTTCGATGGGGCCGGAGGTGAAGGCCTTCGAGGAGCAGTTCGCGGCGGCGATGGGATCGGCCCATGCCGTGATGGTGAATTCGGGCTCTTCGGCGAACCTGCTGATGGTGGCGGCGCTGAGGTACCATTCGAAGATCGACCTTCCTGCCGGGGCGGAGGTGATCGTGCCCGCGGTCAGTTGGTCGACGACGTTTTATCCGCTGCACCAGTACGGTCTGCGGCTCAAGTTCGTGGATATCGACGCGGATACGCTCAACTACGATCTTGAGGCGCTGGAGGCGGCTATCGGGCCGGAGACGAAGGCGGTCATGGTGGTGAACCTGCTAGGCAACCCCAACGATTTCACCCGGATCGAGGCCCTTGTCGCCGGGCGCGACATCGTGATCATGGAGGACAATTGCGAAAGCCTCGGTGCCACGTTCCAAGGGCGGCAGGCGGGCACATTCGGAATCGCGGGCAGCTATTCGTCGTTCTTTTCGCACCACATCGCCACAATGGAAGGCGGGTTGGTGGTGACCGATGACGAGGAACTCTATCACATCATGCTGTCGGTCCGAAGCCACGGCTGGACTCGGCATTTGCCGAAATTCAACCATGTGACCGGCAAGAAGAGCGACGATCCGTTCGAGGAAAGTTTCAAGTTCGTGCTGCCGGGTTACAACCTGCGCCCGTTGGAGATGAGCGGGGCGATCGGGCAGGAACAGATCGCGAAGCTGCCGATGATTGTGGAAGAACGGCGCAAGAATGCCGAGGCTTTCCGTGGCCTGATGCAAGGCTATCCGCAGATCCGTACCCAGCAGGAAATCGGCCAATCGAGCTGGTTCGGCTTTTCGATGGTCGTGCAGCCCGATGCCGGGTTCTCACGCGCCGAGCTGATTGCGTCTCTGGTGCGGCAAGGTGTGGAATGTCGGCCCGTCGTGGCGGGGAATTTCGCCAAGAACGAGGTTGTCACGAAGCATATGGATCACGTGATACATGGCTCGTTGAAAAACGCGGACGACATCGATGCCAACGGGCTGTTCATCGGCAACCATCATTATCCTCTGAGCGATCAATGGGATCTTCTGCGCGCGGCGCTTGACGCCGTGGCACGCTCCTGA
- a CDS encoding winged helix-turn-helix domain-containing protein, with translation MSAPLRIGSRAARRLWLHANGLADNPSGAVDVMKTIRQLGFVQLDTIRNVTRAHHHILWSRNRNYRERSLWPFLRGRQLFEHFTHDASLIPMDVLPYWQRQFRRLGAKVSRADWYRSGLAQEDIRRIRERIAREGALSTHAFDTKAESREMWARPPHKKALEQMWYAGELATSHRENFVKFYDLGERVFPAALRQCPGEEKAADWLCDAALDRLGMATVGEVQRFWDAMDAREAKAWSERRDLVPLEVEGADGTWRAAWGVADIETRLAAAEGLSSHLRLLNPFDPAIRDRVRLERLFGFAYRNEMFVPKDQRIWGYYIYPLLEGDRFVGRLELKADRAAGWIQVTGFWPEPGVKWTAQRVAKLDRELTRFGRLAGIADIGWSVPRPA, from the coding sequence TTGAGCGCGCCGCTGCGCATCGGGAGTCGGGCCGCACGCCGGCTTTGGCTTCACGCCAACGGGCTGGCCGACAATCCCTCCGGCGCCGTCGATGTGATGAAGACGATCCGGCAGTTGGGATTCGTGCAACTCGACACGATCCGGAATGTCACACGGGCGCATCATCACATCTTGTGGAGCCGGAACCGGAACTACCGCGAGCGCAGCTTGTGGCCGTTTCTGAGGGGGCGGCAGCTTTTCGAGCATTTCACGCACGATGCCTCGTTGATCCCGATGGACGTGCTTCCCTACTGGCAGCGGCAGTTCCGGCGCTTGGGGGCGAAGGTGTCGCGCGCGGACTGGTATCGCTCCGGGTTGGCCCAAGAGGATATCCGGCGCATCCGCGAGCGCATCGCCCGGGAAGGAGCGCTTTCGACCCATGCGTTCGACACAAAGGCGGAAAGCCGCGAGATGTGGGCGCGACCGCCTCATAAAAAGGCGCTCGAACAGATGTGGTACGCGGGAGAGCTGGCAACCAGTCACCGTGAGAACTTCGTGAAATTCTACGATCTTGGCGAGCGCGTGTTCCCCGCAGCCCTGCGCCAGTGCCCGGGCGAGGAGAAGGCAGCCGACTGGCTGTGCGATGCCGCGCTGGATCGGCTGGGGATGGCCACTGTGGGTGAGGTGCAGCGGTTCTGGGACGCGATGGATGCGCGCGAGGCGAAGGCATGGTCGGAGCGTCGCGACCTCGTACCGCTGGAGGTCGAAGGCGCGGACGGAACCTGGCGGGCGGCCTGGGGTGTGGCAGATATCGAGACGCGTCTGGCAGCGGCGGAGGGGCTGTCGTCGCACCTACGGCTGCTCAACCCGTTCGACCCGGCGATCCGCGACCGGGTGCGGCTGGAGCGTTTGTTCGGCTTTGCCTATCGCAACGAGATGTTCGTGCCCAAGGATCAGCGCATCTGGGGCTACTACATCTATCCCCTGCTGGAAGGGGACCGCTTTGTCGGACGGCTGGAGCTGAAGGCCGACCGCGCTGCGGGCTGGATCCAGGTAACCGGGTTCTGGCCGGAGCCGGGAGTGAAATGGACCGCGCAACGAGTGGCGAAACTGGACCGCGAGCTGACCCGCTTCGGCCGCCTTGCCGGGATCGCGGATATAGGCTGGAGCGTGCCCCGTCCGGCGTGA
- a CDS encoding acetylornithine deacetylase/succinyl-diaminopimelate desuccinylase family protein, which produces MTEGVTAKLLAEVAARRDDLIGLTQDLIRIPTLNPPGAKYREICDLLDRRLLRAGFQTELVRAEGAVGDSDRYPRWNLVARRDGSAPGQCVHFNSHIDVVEVGHGWTMDPFGGEVKEGRVYGRGACDMKGGLAASIVAAEAFIAVCPDYAGAIEISGTADEESGGFGGVAYLAERGYFSPSRVQHVIIPEPLNKDRICLGHRGVWWAEIETMGEIAHGSMPFLGDCAVRHMGAVLAEMEASLFPALAEKRTDMPVVPEGAKQSTLNINSIHGGEREQEADYTGLPSPCVPDRCRMVIDRRFLIEEDIGEVEREVRDVLERVRAGRAGFDYTIKGIHSVEPTMTARDAPVVGAVAQAVQTVFRREAEYVVSPGTYDQKHIDRIGRLSNCIAYGPGILDLAHKPDEYVDIEDMVQSAQVMALALHSLLSGDGT; this is translated from the coding sequence GTGACCGAGGGTGTGACGGCAAAGCTCCTGGCTGAAGTGGCCGCGCGGCGCGATGACCTGATCGGCCTGACGCAAGACCTGATCCGCATTCCTACGCTTAATCCGCCGGGCGCGAAGTACCGCGAAATCTGCGACCTTCTGGACCGACGGCTTCTGAGGGCCGGGTTTCAGACCGAACTGGTACGGGCCGAGGGCGCGGTTGGCGACAGCGATCGGTATCCGCGCTGGAACCTCGTGGCGCGACGCGACGGCAGCGCGCCAGGCCAGTGCGTGCATTTCAACAGCCATATCGATGTGGTCGAAGTGGGCCATGGCTGGACGATGGACCCGTTCGGTGGCGAGGTGAAGGAGGGGCGCGTTTACGGGCGCGGGGCCTGCGACATGAAAGGCGGGCTCGCGGCCAGCATCGTTGCGGCGGAAGCATTCATCGCTGTCTGTCCCGACTACGCGGGCGCGATCGAGATAAGTGGCACCGCGGACGAGGAGTCGGGCGGCTTCGGCGGCGTCGCATACCTCGCGGAGCGGGGCTATTTCAGCCCCTCCCGGGTTCAGCATGTCATCATTCCCGAGCCGTTGAACAAGGACCGGATCTGTCTTGGCCACCGGGGCGTCTGGTGGGCCGAGATCGAGACGATGGGCGAAATCGCGCATGGCTCGATGCCGTTTCTGGGCGATTGTGCTGTCCGGCACATGGGCGCCGTGCTGGCGGAGATGGAAGCGAGCCTGTTCCCGGCGCTGGCGGAGAAACGCACGGACATGCCTGTTGTGCCCGAAGGTGCCAAGCAGTCGACGCTCAACATAAACTCCATCCACGGCGGTGAACGAGAGCAGGAGGCCGACTATACCGGGTTGCCGTCGCCCTGCGTGCCCGATCGCTGCCGCATGGTGATCGACCGGCGTTTCCTGATCGAGGAGGATATCGGCGAAGTCGAACGGGAAGTACGCGACGTGCTGGAGCGCGTGCGCGCGGGACGGGCCGGCTTCGATTACACGATCAAGGGCATCCACAGTGTCGAGCCCACGATGACCGCGCGCGATGCGCCGGTGGTGGGGGCCGTCGCACAGGCGGTGCAGACGGTATTCCGGCGCGAGGCCGAATATGTGGTCAGCCCCGGCACCTACGACCAGAAGCATATCGACCGGATCGGGCGGCTGAGCAACTGCATCGCCTATGGGCCCGGTATACTCGACCTCGCGCACAAGCCGGACGAATACGTCGATATCGAGGATATGGTGCAAAGCGCGCAAGTTATGGCATTGGCATTGCACAGCCTGCTGTCTGGCGACGGCACATGA
- a CDS encoding NAD-dependent deacylase: MSKFVILTGAGISAESGLGTFRDQDGLWAQHRIEDVATPEGFARNPGLVQEFYNARRAQAAAARPNAAHEALARLESENAGEVLIITQNVDGLHEAAGSRNVVHMHGQLDRALCHACGHRWPAPKVMQPEDTCPECGQRATRPDVVWFGEIPYGMERIDPALADADIFAAVGTSGNVYPAAAFGQHARRMGAHTVELNLEVSTASRDFAEHRRGPASEVVPLWVEEMRRA; encoded by the coding sequence ATGTCCAAATTCGTGATCCTGACGGGCGCGGGCATTTCGGCCGAAAGCGGGCTTGGCACGTTTCGCGATCAGGACGGGCTGTGGGCGCAGCACCGGATAGAGGATGTGGCGACGCCGGAGGGGTTTGCGCGCAATCCGGGCCTGGTGCAGGAATTCTACAACGCCCGGCGTGCGCAGGCCGCTGCCGCGCGTCCCAACGCGGCGCATGAGGCGCTGGCGCGGCTCGAGTCGGAAAATGCGGGCGAGGTATTGATCATAACGCAGAACGTGGATGGCCTGCACGAGGCCGCGGGCAGCCGCAACGTGGTGCACATGCATGGGCAACTCGACCGCGCCCTGTGCCATGCCTGCGGCCACCGCTGGCCGGCGCCGAAGGTCATGCAGCCCGAAGATACCTGCCCCGAATGCGGGCAAAGGGCGACCCGACCGGACGTGGTGTGGTTCGGTGAGATACCCTACGGGATGGAGCGGATCGACCCTGCGCTGGCCGATGCCGATATCTTTGCGGCAGTCGGGACATCGGGCAATGTGTATCCGGCGGCGGCCTTTGGCCAACATGCGCGCCGGATGGGTGCGCATACGGTGGAACTGAACCTCGAGGTATCCACTGCATCGCGCGATTTCGCGGAGCATCGTCGGGGCCCGGCAAGCGAGGTCGTGCCGCTTTGGGTCGAGGAGATGCGGAGGGCGTGA
- a CDS encoding GDP-L-fucose synthase, protein MRVLLTGGRGMVGRAIQDHPGAAAHRIVAPTSTELDLTDRTAVMEFVAETAPDILIHAAGRVGGIQANMANPAAFLTENMDMGFNIVMAARDAGVPVLLNLGSSCMYPHDALNPLHEDSLGKGELEPTNEGYGLAKVAVARLCAFVSREREDLAYKTLIPCNLYGLHDKFDPKVSHLVPAIIRKVHEAKENDAETVEIWGDGTARREFMFSGDLADGVWAAAERFDALPARMNIGLGYDYSINEYYAEAARVIGWEGEFVHDLSRPTGMKQKLLDVSAQKNFGWEARTSLAEGIAQTYAHFQDLLERGAA, encoded by the coding sequence ATGAGGGTATTGCTGACCGGCGGGCGCGGCATGGTTGGTCGCGCCATCCAGGATCATCCGGGCGCGGCGGCGCACCGGATTGTCGCGCCGACCAGTACCGAACTGGACCTGACGGATCGCACTGCCGTGATGGAATTCGTGGCCGAAACCGCGCCTGACATCCTCATCCACGCGGCGGGCCGTGTCGGCGGGATCCAGGCCAACATGGCCAACCCGGCGGCATTTCTGACCGAGAACATGGACATGGGATTCAATATCGTCATGGCCGCGCGCGACGCCGGCGTGCCGGTCCTGCTGAACCTCGGCTCAAGCTGCATGTATCCGCATGATGCGCTGAACCCTCTGCACGAGGACAGCCTGGGAAAGGGCGAGCTGGAGCCGACCAACGAAGGCTATGGGCTGGCCAAGGTGGCGGTGGCGCGGCTATGTGCTTTTGTCAGCCGGGAACGCGAGGACCTGGCTTACAAGACCTTGATCCCGTGCAACTTGTACGGGCTGCATGACAAGTTCGACCCTAAGGTGTCCCACCTGGTGCCGGCGATCATCCGCAAGGTGCACGAGGCGAAGGAAAACGACGCCGAGACGGTGGAGATCTGGGGCGACGGGACCGCGCGACGCGAGTTCATGTTCTCCGGCGATCTGGCGGATGGCGTCTGGGCGGCGGCGGAACGGTTTGACGCGCTGCCGGCGCGGATGAACATCGGGTTGGGCTATGACTACTCGATCAACGAGTATTACGCCGAGGCCGCCCGCGTGATCGGCTGGGAGGGTGAATTCGTGCATGACCTGTCGCGCCCCACCGGCATGAAGCAAAAGCTCCTGGACGTAAGCGCGCAAAAGAATTTTGGCTGGGAGGCACGAACCTCGCTGGCCGAAGGGATCGCGCAGACCTACGCGCATTTCCAGGACCTGTTGGAACGGGGGGCAGCATGA
- a CDS encoding SDR family oxidoreductase: MRLQGKTAVVTGGASGFGAGIVRKFVAEGARVMIADLNGPGAMALAEELGAAACPVDVSDAASMKALTLATEMTYGLPDIVVNNAGITHLPQPAEEVPEDEFDRVFAVNCKSVYLAAQAFVPGMKARGSGVFLNVASTAGVSPRPKLNWYNASKGWMITATKALAVELAPEGIRVNALNPVAGETPLLKSFMGEDTPEMRERFLSTIPLGRFSTPEDMGNAAAFLCSDEASMITGVCMEVDGGRCI, from the coding sequence ATGCGATTGCAAGGAAAGACGGCGGTGGTGACCGGCGGGGCCAGCGGATTTGGCGCGGGGATCGTGCGCAAATTCGTGGCCGAAGGGGCCCGGGTGATGATCGCCGACCTCAACGGTCCCGGCGCCATGGCGCTGGCCGAGGAACTGGGCGCGGCGGCCTGCCCGGTGGACGTGTCGGACGCGGCCAGCATGAAGGCGCTGACGCTGGCCACCGAGATGACGTACGGCCTCCCGGATATCGTTGTGAACAATGCCGGAATCACACACCTGCCGCAGCCCGCCGAGGAGGTTCCGGAAGACGAATTCGACCGGGTCTTCGCGGTCAACTGCAAGTCGGTCTACCTTGCTGCGCAAGCTTTCGTGCCGGGGATGAAGGCACGCGGCTCGGGCGTATTTCTGAACGTCGCCTCGACGGCCGGCGTCAGCCCGCGGCCGAAACTGAACTGGTACAATGCCTCGAAGGGATGGATGATCACGGCGACGAAGGCGCTGGCGGTGGAACTGGCACCCGAAGGAATTCGGGTGAACGCGCTGAACCCGGTGGCCGGGGAGACGCCGCTCCTGAAGTCCTTCATGGGCGAGGACACGCCCGAGATGCGGGAAAGGTTCCTGAGCACGATTCCGCTGGGCCGATTTTCGACACCCGAGGACATGGGCAACGCCGCGGCCTTTCTTTGCAGCGACGAGGCGAGCATGATCACTGGCGTCTGCATGGAGGTCGATGGCGGGCGATGCATCTGA
- the panC gene encoding pantoate--beta-alanine ligase: protein MTAPILRSLPDLRTMTAPWLRAGARIGVVPTMGALHDGHLSLVAAAKRDCDHVIVTIFVNPKQFNNPEDLANYPRTEDDDARKLARFEVDALWVPDGDQMYPGGFATNVSVSGLTDVMDGAHRPGHFDGVATVVTKLFTQTRATDAYFGEKDFQQLLVVRRLAADLDLGVTVHGCPTIRDIDGLALSSRNLLLSDRARTIAPRLHEEMEEIAKGLAHGEALAPLRERAVDRLLTAGFTKVDYLDLRSQSDLRSVTDTAQPARLFAAAYLAGVRLIDNIAV, encoded by the coding sequence GTGACTGCGCCTATCCTGCGAAGCCTGCCTGACCTGCGGACGATGACCGCCCCCTGGCTGCGGGCCGGCGCGCGCATCGGCGTCGTGCCGACCATGGGCGCGCTTCACGACGGTCACCTGTCGCTTGTGGCGGCCGCAAAGCGCGACTGCGACCATGTGATCGTGACGATTTTCGTCAACCCAAAGCAGTTCAACAACCCCGAAGACCTGGCCAACTACCCCCGAACTGAGGATGACGATGCGCGAAAGCTCGCGCGTTTCGAGGTCGACGCATTGTGGGTGCCGGATGGCGACCAGATGTATCCCGGCGGTTTCGCCACGAACGTGTCGGTGTCCGGCCTGACCGATGTGATGGACGGGGCACACAGGCCCGGCCATTTCGACGGTGTGGCCACGGTGGTGACGAAACTCTTCACGCAGACACGGGCGACCGATGCCTATTTCGGTGAAAAGGATTTTCAGCAGTTACTCGTCGTGCGCCGACTTGCCGCCGATCTGGATCTCGGCGTCACCGTGCACGGGTGCCCCACGATCCGCGACATTGACGGGTTGGCGCTCAGTTCAAGGAACCTGCTTTTGTCCGATCGCGCGCGCACGATCGCGCCGCGACTGCACGAGGAAATGGAGGAGATCGCCAAAGGCCTCGCCCATGGCGAAGCTCTCGCCCCCCTACGGGAACGTGCCGTAGACCGCCTGCTCACGGCGGGTTTCACCAAGGTCGATTACCTTGACCTGCGGTCCCAAAGCGATCTGCGCAGTGTCACCGACACCGCGCAGCCTGCTCGCTTGTTCGCCGCCGCCTATCTCGCGGGGGTTCGGCTGATCGACAATATCGCCGTCTGA
- a CDS encoding DUF1330 domain-containing protein produces the protein MSHYIDPTKESFAAFRAMAREGPVQMLNLIRLREEADYSDGTIATGAKAYAAYGRESAPVFRDLGGRIVWAGQPEMMLIGPQDEGWDVAFIAEYPSVDAFVGMLRDPVYRRAVRHRQAAVADSRLVRMRPGTPGGAFGEFVLNDA, from the coding sequence ATGTCGCACTACATTGATCCGACGAAAGAAAGCTTTGCCGCGTTTCGGGCCATGGCTCGCGAAGGCCCGGTCCAAATGCTCAACCTGATCCGTCTGCGTGAAGAGGCGGATTATAGCGACGGTACCATCGCGACCGGGGCGAAGGCTTATGCCGCCTACGGACGGGAAAGTGCGCCGGTTTTCCGCGATCTGGGCGGCCGGATCGTATGGGCAGGACAGCCCGAGATGATGCTGATCGGACCACAGGACGAAGGCTGGGACGTCGCGTTCATCGCGGAGTATCCAAGTGTCGATGCTTTCGTCGGTATGCTGCGCGATCCGGTCTATCGCCGTGCGGTGCGGCACCGGCAGGCCGCGGTGGCGGATTCTCGTCTTGTTCGAATGCGGCCCGGCACGCCCGGAGGCGCGTTTGGTGAGTTCGTTCTGAATGATGCCTGA
- the panB gene encoding 3-methyl-2-oxobutanoate hydroxymethyltransferase encodes MSATSRKSAPLPDDIRAMKGGTPIVSLTAYTTPMAELMDPHCDFVLVGDSVGMVLHGLPNTLGVTMEMMILHGQAVARGLKTAMLVVDMPFGSYEESPAQAFRNASRLMAETGCAAVKLEGGAHIADTIAFLVARGVPVMAHIGLTPQSINTLGGYRVQGRDEGAGKVLRDARAIAEAGAFSVVLEKLPAPLSDEITREIGIPTIGIGASAGCDGQILVHYDMLGLFTAFKPKFVKRYAHLGEEAERAIATYAEEVRARAFPGEEHVYSNKAPNT; translated from the coding sequence ATGAGCGCCACAAGCCGTAAATCAGCGCCACTTCCCGACGACATCCGCGCTATGAAAGGTGGCACGCCGATCGTGTCGCTGACCGCCTATACCACGCCCATGGCGGAACTGATGGATCCACATTGCGATTTCGTGCTGGTCGGCGACAGCGTGGGCATGGTGCTGCATGGCCTGCCCAACACGCTGGGCGTCACGATGGAGATGATGATCCTGCACGGTCAGGCCGTGGCACGGGGTCTCAAGACCGCCATGCTGGTCGTCGACATGCCATTCGGGTCGTACGAGGAAAGCCCTGCTCAGGCCTTCCGAAACGCATCGCGCCTCATGGCCGAGACCGGCTGTGCGGCGGTCAAGCTCGAAGGCGGTGCTCATATCGCCGACACCATCGCCTTTCTGGTGGCGCGTGGCGTGCCGGTCATGGCGCATATCGGCCTTACGCCGCAATCCATCAACACGCTGGGCGGCTATCGGGTGCAAGGCCGCGACGAAGGCGCCGGAAAGGTTCTGAGAGACGCGCGTGCGATCGCCGAGGCGGGCGCATTTTCGGTCGTTCTCGAGAAACTGCCCGCCCCACTTTCGGACGAAATCACCCGCGAGATAGGCATACCCACGATCGGGATCGGTGCCTCGGCCGGGTGCGACGGGCAAATCCTCGTGCATTACGACATGCTGGGGCTCTTCACCGCGTTCAAGCCCAAATTCGTCAAGCGCTACGCGCATCTGGGCGAAGAGGCGGAACGGGCCATCGCCACCTACGCAGAAGAGGTCCGCGCCCGCGCCTTTCCGGGCGAGGAGCACGTTTATTCAAACAAGGCACCGAACACGTGA
- the gmd gene encoding GDP-mannose 4,6-dehydratase produces MKKALVTGVTGQDGAYLSEHLLAEGYEVHGIKRRTSLFNTDRIDHLFEGEPGRKEQFQLHHGDMTDSSSLTRILQAVRPDEVYNLAAQSHVGVSFEEPEYTANSDAMGALRLLEAIRFLGLGDKTRFYQASTSELYGLVQETPQRETTPFHPRSPYAVAKLYAYWITVNYREAYEIYACNGILFNHESPIRGETFVTRKITRALARIKLGTQEELRLGNMDALRDWGHARDYVKMMHLMLQQDKPEDYVIATGQQYSVREFIKCAANVLGMSVTFEGEGVDEVGRDESGRVIVRVDPAYFRPAEVETLLGDASKARQQLGWTPETPFETLVEEMALSDFEEAAAQKRAQEQG; encoded by the coding sequence ATGAAGAAAGCACTGGTTACCGGCGTGACAGGGCAGGACGGTGCCTATCTTTCGGAGCATCTTCTGGCAGAAGGCTACGAGGTGCATGGCATCAAGCGACGCACGTCGCTGTTCAACACCGACCGGATCGACCATCTGTTCGAAGGCGAGCCTGGCCGGAAGGAACAGTTCCAGCTGCATCACGGCGACATGACCGACAGTTCCTCGCTGACGCGCATTCTTCAGGCTGTGCGTCCCGACGAGGTATATAACCTCGCGGCGCAAAGCCACGTCGGGGTCAGCTTTGAAGAACCGGAATATACCGCCAATTCCGATGCCATGGGCGCGTTGCGACTGTTGGAGGCGATCCGGTTCCTGGGACTGGGCGACAAGACGCGATTCTATCAGGCGTCGACATCCGAACTCTACGGGCTGGTGCAGGAAACGCCGCAGCGCGAGACGACGCCTTTCCATCCGCGCAGCCCCTATGCCGTGGCCAAGCTATACGCCTACTGGATTACGGTGAACTACCGCGAGGCCTATGAAATCTATGCCTGTAACGGCATCCTCTTCAACCACGAGAGTCCTATTCGCGGAGAGACTTTCGTAACCCGCAAGATCACGCGGGCGCTGGCGCGGATCAAGCTGGGTACGCAAGAGGAGCTGCGCCTCGGGAACATGGACGCACTGCGCGACTGGGGCCATGCGCGCGACTACGTCAAGATGATGCACCTGATGTTGCAGCAGGACAAACCCGAGGATTACGTCATCGCCACGGGCCAGCAATACTCGGTGCGCGAATTCATCAAGTGCGCGGCCAACGTGCTGGGTATGAGCGTGACCTTCGAGGGCGAGGGTGTCGACGAGGTGGGCCGCGACGAGAGCGGCCGCGTGATCGTGCGGGTCGATCCGGCCTATTTCCGCCCCGCCGAGGTGGAGACCTTGCTGGGAGACGCCAGTAAGGCACGGCAACAGCTTGGCTGGACCCCGGAGACGCCGTTCGAGACACTGGTGGAGGAAATGGCGCTGTCGGATTTCGAGGAAGCGGCGGCGCAGAAGCGGGCGCAGGAGCAGGGATGA
- the gph gene encoding phosphoglycolate phosphatase (PGP is an essential enzyme in the glycolate salvage pathway in higher organisms (photorespiration in plants). Phosphoglycolate results from the oxidase activity of RubisCO in the Calvin cycle when concentrations of carbon dioxide are low relative to oxygen. This enzyme is a member of the Haloacid Dehalogenase (HAD) superfamily of aspartate-nucleophile hydrolase enzymes (PF00702).), translating into MIDSAPDIHAAANRVLAGHGIAPFTLAEARGFVGHGAAAFVRRCLAARGLDDDSALQAQVLQQFLDVYEGAVHLTQPYPGVTACLDALDGAGVALGICTNKPEGPTASVLAHLDLARYFSVIVGGDTLSVRKPDPAPLLRAISQTGSEEVIFVGDSEVDAETSRTAGVPFALFTEGYRKTPVDDLPQAGRFSQFASLPALVDRVLGDRDAPPVVRSGADC; encoded by the coding sequence TTGATCGACAGCGCGCCGGATATTCACGCCGCCGCCAACCGGGTGCTGGCGGGTCACGGCATTGCACCTTTCACCCTGGCCGAGGCACGGGGGTTTGTCGGCCACGGCGCGGCAGCATTCGTCAGGCGATGCCTTGCCGCACGGGGCCTGGACGACGATAGCGCGTTGCAGGCGCAGGTCCTCCAGCAGTTTCTTGACGTCTACGAAGGTGCGGTCCACCTGACGCAGCCGTATCCCGGCGTGACCGCGTGCCTCGACGCCCTGGATGGTGCCGGTGTCGCGCTTGGCATTTGCACCAACAAGCCCGAGGGGCCGACGGCTTCGGTGCTGGCGCATCTGGACCTGGCGCGGTATTTCAGCGTGATCGTCGGCGGTGATACCTTGTCGGTGCGCAAGCCCGATCCGGCACCCTTGCTGCGGGCCATCAGTCAAACCGGCTCAGAGGAGGTCATCTTCGTCGGGGACAGCGAAGTGGATGCGGAAACGTCCCGGACGGCCGGCGTGCCTTTCGCGCTTTTCACCGAGGGGTATCGCAAGACCCCGGTTGACGACCTGCCCCAGGCAGGCCGGTTCAGCCAGTTCGCTTCATTGCCCGCGCTGGTCGACAGGGTTCTGGGCGACCGCGATGCGCCGCCTGTTGTCAGGTCCGGGGCGGATTGCTAG